The Hyphomicrobium sp. 99 genome contains the following window.
CATGAAGATCGTCGGCATTTTGCTCGTGATGGCGTTTCTGGTGGTTCCAGCCGTTGCCGCCCGGCCACTATCCGACACCCCGGAGAGAATGGCGGTTCTGGCCGCGGGCATGGCCATTTTGGGCGTTTTCCTCGGGCTTTGGCTGTCGCTTTCGAGCGATGCGCCCGGCGGCCCCAGCATCGTCATAGCGCTGTGCACAATAGCGTCCATATCGCTTCTGGCGGGAAGCCGCAGAGGGCGCTAGAAGAAGCCACACAGGGGTTGGGAAAGGCCTTTACGATGTCGCACAGCGGCAGCATCACGATGAAAGCCCGGCACGAAACCGTCGCTGTCAACGTCGGCGGCGTAAAGGTTGGCGGCGGTGCGCCCGTCGTCGTCCAGTCGATGACCAACACCGACACGGCGGATATTGCCTCGACGGTGAAGCAAGTCGCTGACCTCGCGCGAGCGGGCTCTGAACTCGTCCGCATCACCGTCGATCGCGACGAAGCCGCGAAGGCCGTTCCCCATATTCGCGATCAGTTGCGCCAGCGCGGCGTCACCGTACCGCTGATCGGCGACTTCCATTACATCGGCCACAAGCTCTTGGGCGATAACCCCGCTTGCGCCGAAGCGCTCGACAAATACCGTATCAATCCCGGCAACGTCGGCTTCAAAGACAAAAAGGACCGCCAGTTCGGCGCCATCATCGAAACGGCGCTGAAGCACGGCAAGCCTGTCCGGATCGGCGTCAACTGGGGCTCGCTCGACGCTGAGCTTCTCACGCATCTGATGGACGAGAACGCCAACTCTCCGGCCCCCAAATCGGCCCGCAGCGTCATGCACGAGGCTATGGTGCAATCGGCTCTGCTTTCCGCCGAACGCGCCGAGGAAATGGGCCTCGGACGCGACAAGATCATCGTATCGGGCAAGGTGTCGTCGGTGCAGGATCTGC
Protein-coding sequences here:
- the ispG gene encoding flavodoxin-dependent (E)-4-hydroxy-3-methylbut-2-enyl-diphosphate synthase — encoded protein: MSHSGSITMKARHETVAVNVGGVKVGGGAPVVVQSMTNTDTADIASTVKQVADLARAGSELVRITVDRDEAAKAVPHIRDQLRQRGVTVPLIGDFHYIGHKLLGDNPACAEALDKYRINPGNVGFKDKKDRQFGAIIETALKHGKPVRIGVNWGSLDAELLTHLMDENANSPAPKSARSVMHEAMVQSALLSAERAEEMGLGRDKIIVSGKVSSVQDLLAVYAMLADRSRYALHLGLTEAGMGSKGIVASSAALGILLQQGIGDTIRYSLTPEPGGDRTQEVRAAQELLQTMGLRSFVPVVAACPGCGRTTSTVFQELARDIQDMIRDRMPDWKTQYPGVETLNFAVMGCIVNGPGESKHADVGISLPGTGESPAAPVFIDGKKAMTLRGPNIAGDFKAIVEDYIQRRFGVTEIAGGAAAE